The sequence TTTTGAGCTTCGAGCTGTCGGCCACAAGTTCCGGCGGGTCGCCGGGTCTGCGTCCCGCCAGTTCCACGGGGAAATCCACCCCTGTGACGGCCTTTGCCGCCCGGACAACATCGAGGACGGAGAACCCATGGCCGTATCCGCAGTTCATCACATCGGAGGCGCCCTTTTCCCTCAGGTACATGAGCGCCAGAAGGTGCGCGGCCGCGAGGTCCTCGACATGGATATAGTCCCTCACGCAGGTGCCGTCGGGGGTCGGGTAATCCGTGCCGAAGACGAGGAGCTTTTCCTGTTCCCCCTTCGCCGTCTTGAGGGCCCGCGTGATGAGGTGCGTCGCCTCCCGGTAGGCCTGTCCTATCCGCGCCTCCCGGTCGGCGCCGGCAACGTTGAAATAACGCAGCGCGATGTAGCGAAGGTCTCCCTTCGCTGCCAGGTCCCGAAGCACTGTCTCCACCATGACCTTCGTCGTGCCGTAGGGGTTTATGGGGGAAAGGGGCGTGTCCTCATCGACAGGACTTGTCCGCGGCGCCCCGTATGTGGCCGCCGTCGAGGAATAGATCAAGTACCCGATCTCAAGCTCGGTGAGCGCCTCAAGAAGATTGATGCTGTTGATGACGTTGTTGCGATAATACACGAGAGGCTCCCGGACGGACTCCTCCACCTGGATAGACGCGGCGAAATGCATGACGGCATCGGGTGCGTATTCCCTGAGCGTATCCGTGAGAAGCTGTCTGTCGGAAAGGTCGCCCTTGACGAGGCGCCCCGCCAGCACGGCCCAATCGTGACCCGTGGAAAGATTGTCGTAGACGAGAACGTTGTGGCCCTGTTCCCCAAGAAGCTTTACAACGTGGCTACCGATATAGCCGGCCCCACCCGTGACAAAGACCTTCATTGTTCCCTCCCTTCCGGAATCTGCCGCCACCCCCGAACCCTGTCGGCACGGCCGGAGAACCGCCCCGGCACGGGAGTCACCCGACCGGTCGTTACCGCTTTCGGGTCTCCCGGGCCCGAATGGAGAATGCCTCCCTGGAAGCGCGTTCTCCTCCTGATATGTGCCCGGTCTCGATACGATCATTATTGTACCACAATCGTCCGCCATAAGTAATCCTTTCACTGGTCGGCCGGCAGCGGACCTATCGGGAGAACGGGAAGGGCACTTTGATCCCTGCCTGCGGAATGCCGCCTTTTCCGCGCCGGACAAGGTACTGCGAGCTTCTCGAGAGTGAAGTTCAGCTTTTCAATAGCCCCGTGTTATGTTATACTGATGTATCGCAAAGTGCCGGCAAGGATCTAGGTCAGGCGGCGCAGTGTAAGGGGGACGGTAATGAAGAAAGACGTAACGATATGCTTTCGGACCAACGAGGAGTTGAAGCAGACACTGGAAAAGATAGCGGAGGTCGAAAGGCGATCGCTTTCGTCCATCATAGAGAACATGCTCCACTCGCAGGTCAAGGACAAGGTTGAACTGAAGGGATCCAAGAAAGAGCGCAGGCGTTACGCCCGCAAAGAGGTGTCGCTGCCGGCCTTTGTCTACAAGCGAGACGCGAAGGAGTCAACGCTGCAGACGGGCATCGTCATCGATGTCTCGCTGGGAGGGCTGAAGATATCCATCCCCCACGACTATGACGCGGTCAGCGAGGGCGAGTTCGACACGATCTTCACTATTCCCAACGAGAAGACCCCGGTGAAGATGCGCTGTACCATAAAGAGGGTGGCCGAAGGCGAGGAAGCCACGAAAGAGCTCGGAGCGGACTTCATAGACGGCGACTTCCTGAGCTACCAGAAGCTGCACAAATATCTGTCCTAGAAAACGGGTAATGGGTCATAGGTCATAGGCGATAGGGAAGAACCCGCTTCTCCCATGAACTATCACCCAGTGCTGTCAAAAGTAGATCTGCGGCAACGGACACGCCGACTCTCCGGAGCAATCCAGTGAAACAGAAATGACCAATTGACCAAATTCCAATG is a genomic window of Syntrophorhabdus sp. containing:
- the galE gene encoding UDP-glucose 4-epimerase GalE, coding for MKVFVTGGAGYIGSHVVKLLGEQGHNVLVYDNLSTGHDWAVLAGRLVKGDLSDRQLLTDTLREYAPDAVMHFAASIQVEESVREPLVYYRNNVINSINLLEALTELEIGYLIYSSTAATYGAPRTSPVDEDTPLSPINPYGTTKVMVETVLRDLAAKGDLRYIALRYFNVAGADREARIGQAYREATHLITRALKTAKGEQEKLLVFGTDYPTPDGTCVRDYIHVEDLAAAHLLALMYLREKGASDVMNCGYGHGFSVLDVVRAAKAVTGVDFPVELAGRRPGDPPELVADSSKLKRLTGWSPLYDDLAYIIETAWKWERKRSATED
- a CDS encoding PilZ domain-containing protein; the encoded protein is MKKDVTICFRTNEELKQTLEKIAEVERRSLSSIIENMLHSQVKDKVELKGSKKERRRYARKEVSLPAFVYKRDAKESTLQTGIVIDVSLGGLKISIPHDYDAVSEGEFDTIFTIPNEKTPVKMRCTIKRVAEGEEATKELGADFIDGDFLSYQKLHKYLS